GCCCGAATAGAAAAAATACACTAAACATGTCAAACTCAAATAATTACTGCGTGATAATGGCAGGAGGAATCGGCAGCAGATTCTGGCCTATGAGTACACAAAAATATCCCAAACAGTTTCAGGACATTCTGGGTACTGGCCGTACCATGATTCAGCAGACTTATGACCGCATCAGCCAAATTGTGCCTTCAGAGAATATTTATGTAATTACCAATCAAGAGTATGTAGCGCTTACCGAACAGCAGTTACCGGATTTGTTGACACAAAATATCGTGGGCGAACCGATGATGAAGAATACCGCGGCCTGCAACATCTATATGGCTAAAAAAATCGCGGCTAAGAACCCTAATGCCAACATGATTGTGCTGCCCGCCGACCATTTGATCCTGAAAGAAAGAACTTTTCTTGAGAAAGTAGATTTGGCTTTCAGGCTGGCCGCTGAAAATGATTATTTGATTACGCTTGGCATTACGCCTACCCGACCAGATACTGGGTTCGGTTACATACAGTTTCTGGAAACCGCTGGTTCCGAATACTTTAAAGTAAAAACCTTCACCGAAAAACCTAGCCTTGAAATTGCGCAGAACTTCCTTGAAAGTGGTGATTTTTTATGGAACGCGGGTATATTCATCTGGAACACAAAATCCATTCTTTCAGCGTTTGACACCCATCTTGAAGAGATGGCGCAACAGTTCGTAAGCTGCGAATACAATACGGATGGTGAGGCGACTTGTATTGAAACCATTTATCCGAAAGTAGCTAAAATTTCTATCGACAACGGCATCCTCGAAAAAGCCGCAAACGTGTATGTGATCCCTGCTGACTTGGGTTGGAATGACCTTGGTACCTGGACCTCTGTCTATGAAAACTCTGCAAAAGATGAGGAAAAAAACGCCATCCAATCCAAACATATCTTAACCTATAACGCTACCGGGAACATCATTCATTTCAAAAATAAAAACAAGGCGGCCATTATTGATGGGTTGAAAGATTACATCATTGTAGATTCCGAGAAAGCACTGCTTATTTGCCCACGCGAGAATGATCAGCTGATCAAGGATTATATCAATGATCTGAAAACCCTTAAAAAAGGCGATAAATTCTTATAAATAGAACTTATTTAAATCTGATTTATTTTAGCGACAACCTGCTGAACATCAAGCTCATGCAAGCACGCCCAGTCGCCACGGTAACACTCTTTATCCCCAAAAACCGAGCAAGGCCGACAGGTAAGGTCTTTCACATGTACAACATCTTCTAAAGACTGTCCGTACCCAAGGAAACCCGCATACGGATGGGTTTGTCCCCAAACCGAGATACAGCGTGTACCTACAAGGCTCGCAAGATGCATGTTGGCAGAATCCATCGAAATCATTGCCTTCAAAGTTGCTATCTTTGCAAGTTCCTGCGGTAAAGTAAGCGTGCCTGCAAGGTTTTGAGAATTCGAGATTTTTTCTTCCCAGGATTTCAGGATTTCAACCTCTGCTTTTCCTCCGCCAAAAAAGTAAACTTTGTGACTTCGTGCGAGGACCCTGGCCAGTTCAAAAGACTTTTCAACAGGCATCATTTTACCTTTATGCTGTGCAAATGGTGCAAATCCTACGCCTTCTTTAACCTCAGAAACCGTTCGGTAGCGGTGCGAAAGTGTCGCTTGCAAACCCAGCGCCCTAAACACGTCTGCATAGCGTTCCGTGGTATGTTTTAGGGGCTTTTTATCAATATTCCAGATATCGGTAAGATGTTCTTTCTCTCTTTTTCCTTTATCAATGATCTGTACACGGAAATTCTTCTGTTTAAAGATTCTTGACAGAATTTTGGTACGGATGACATCATGTAAATCAGCCACACAATCTGGCGCAAATTCTTCATCCAGTTCTTGCTGTAAACGTCTCATGCCGAAGAAACCTTTGTACTCGTCGATGTTTACGCCTTTAAAAGTCAGATTGGGGATGTCCGCAAAAAGCGCCCTGAAGTTTTCACGCGAAAGGAAAATGATTTTAAGACCGGGATTTTGTTCCAGGATTTCGGTGATTACGGGGACCGTCATGGCTACATCGCCAAACGCTGAGAAACGGTAAGCTAAAACAGTCATTTATTTTTTTAACTGAAATGCAACTGCATAGAATTTTATTTGCTTCGTCATGGCCATCAGCCCATTGGCACGCGATGGTGACAGAAACTCTTGCAGACCGATTTCGGAGATAAAATCAAAGTCAGAATCAAGAATTTCTTGTGTGGTATGGCCACTGTAAATGGATACCAGTAGGGAAACAATGCCTTTAGGAAGAATACCGTCGGAATCTGCATCGAAATACAGTTTGCCGTCGCGGAAATCTGCATCGATCCACACCTGTGACTGGCAGCCTTTTATCAGATTTTCGGGTGATTTCCGGTCGTTGGGTAATCCTTTCAGTTCTTTGCCAGATCGATGATGTATTCGTACTTTTGCTCCCAATCCTCCAGGAAGGCAAATTCTTCGATGATCTGCTGCTGTTTTTCTTTAATCGTCATGCGTGGGATTTCTGTTAGGCAAAGATACGCATTTCGGCATTAGAAATTTTCTGCCACAACCTGCTGAAACAGTCTTAGGATTTTATCCTCTTCTTTTTCCCAGCAAAGTTCGGCCGCGGCTTTTTCCAGCTCTGCTTGATAATAGGACCGGCCGTTTCTCAGCACTTTTATAATTTTATCAGCAATGTTTTGCGGCTCATGATTTTCTATGATCTCACCAACTTTAAACTGCTTATAAACGCGCAGCATCTCGGGGAAATTGATCATCACCAGCGGAACGCGCGCCTGAATGCAGTCTGCCACTTTGTTTGGTAAAGAATACAGGTAACTTACACCACCGTTTTCTTCTAAGCTAAGGGCGACATCAGCGGTTTTTGTAAGTTTTCGTAGATCATCGGGCAGTAATTTGCCGAGAAACTGTACCTTATCTTGCAGTTTTTTATCTTTAACCAACTGTTGATATTCCTTAAGTTTTGGCCCGTCACCGGCAATTTTAAAGATCACATTTTCTAGATATTGGGTAGCTAAGATGGCTTGTGTAATACCTCGCGACTGATTGATGGCACCTTGATACAGAATGATCTTTGGGTTATTATCAGGAATGGTTACCATATCCTTGATCTGCTTAGGGATATTTCTTACGACGACAGGTTTTACACCATATTTTTGGCTAAACCACTCCGCGTAGCTTTCGCTTTCGGTCATCATATATTGCAGGTTGGGAAGAAGTTTGCGTTCGAGGAAACGCCAGATTTTCTGTGTGAAACGTCCTTGTATGGCGGGCATTTCTGTAAAAATTTCATGGCTGTCAAACACCAGGGGAATACCTATCTGTTTAGCAATCAGCACATTAGGTAATAGCGCATCAAGATCATTTGCGAGTAAAATGGTTTGTTTATCCGCATATTTTTTTAGCTCAAAATATAGTTTCCAGTTAAACTCAGGGTAAGCGGTTTTTAGCGAAGTGCTTTTTTGCCTGATGATTTTTACCGGGTAGGGACGCTGCATGTCAACCGAGCCGCCATAATCGTTCCCGATCAGGGTAACCGCATATCCGTTTCGCGACAAAGTATCGCAAACTTTTTCAATACGCTGGTCCGTATACAGATTGCTGAATGCCGACACCACAATTTTCATGCGGCTACGACTTCTTCACTAAATGATAAGCCTGAATAAAACAGAGAATAGCATTCGGAATGATGATTGGCCAAAGATAATCACTGAAAACACCGTAAATCACAAACAGAATACAGCCCAATAAGTTAACAATCCTGATCTTCTTGATATCTTTCAGTACAAAACTCAGTACCACAAAAAACGAAGCGCCATAACCGATAAAGTTGGTGATCTCAGGATTCATATTAGAAATTTAGGGACACAAACCTAATCAATTTCAACGAGATGTAAAAACTTTTACTGCCATAAAGTCATTATTTGTTTTTGGTAAAGTATTTGTAACTTTAATTCGCACCGGGAAACATACGCTTTCCCGGAATGATTAAAACAGAACAAACAATATGGATCATAAATTTTCAAACGGTTTAGATCAAGTATTCCAGCAGAGCAAAAATGAAGCAAGGCGTTTGCAGAGCGAGTTTCTGAACACCGAACATTTTCTGCTGGGGATGATTAAAACCGAAAATTCTGCAAAAGACATCTTGCAGAACCTGGGCGCAGACCTAACGCAGATACGCAGAAAGATAGAAACAATGTCAGCTGCGGGGATTAACCCTTTTTCACCCGAGAGCAGCAATATTTCCTTTACCAAAATGGCCGATCAGGCAGTGAAACGTTCCGAACTCGAATGTCGGCAATACCAAAGTGCGGAAATCAATACCGTACACTTACTTTTAGGTATGCTTTATAAAGCGGATGACCCTACAACAAGCATCTTAAGTTCGTATGACATTGATTATGAAAGAGTGACCAAAGAATACCGCACCATGCTGAAAAACTCCGGGCAAAGCCCGAAAATGAGTGCTTACGACGACGATGACGAACGCGAGGAACTCGGGCAGATGCGAAAACCCACCGGAAACATCGGTACCGGAAAAAGCAAAACACCTACGCTTGATAATTTCGGCCGCGATCTTACCGCACTCGCAAAAGACGGCAAATTAGATCCGGTAATCGGCCGTGAGAAAGAGATTGAGCGTGTTTCGCAGATTCTTTCGAGACGTAAGAAGAATAATCCGTTACTCATTGGTGAGCCTGGCGTCGGCAAATCCGCTATCGCAGAAGGACTTGCGTTAAGGATTCAGCAGAAAAAAGTTTCGCGGGTACTGTATGGTAAAAGAGTCATCACGTTGGATTTGGCCAGCTTGGTGGCCGGGACAAAGTACCGCGGCCAGTTCGAAGAACGTATGAAAGCCATCATGACAGAACTTGAGAAAAACCGAGATGTCATCCTTTTCATCGACGAGCTTCACACCATTGTCGGCGCAGGCAGTTCTACAGGCAGTCTGGATGCATCAAATATGTTTAAACCCGCATTGGCAAGAGGCGAAATACAATGCATTGGGGCGACAACATTAGATGAATACCGACAGTATATCGAGAAAGATGGCGCGCTTGAAAGACGTTTCCAGAAAGTGATGGTAGAGCCTACTTCTGTGGAAGAAACGGTGCAGATCCTTAATCA
This DNA window, taken from Chryseobacterium sp. 6424, encodes the following:
- a CDS encoding mannose-1-phosphate guanylyltransferase — protein: MAGGIGSRFWPMSTQKYPKQFQDILGTGRTMIQQTYDRISQIVPSENIYVITNQEYVALTEQQLPDLLTQNIVGEPMMKNTAACNIYMAKKIAAKNPNANMIVLPADHLILKERTFLEKVDLAFRLAAENDYLITLGITPTRPDTGFGYIQFLETAGSEYFKVKTFTEKPSLEIAQNFLESGDFLWNAGIFIWNTKSILSAFDTHLEEMAQQFVSCEYNTDGEATCIETIYPKVAKISIDNGILEKAANVYVIPADLGWNDLGTWTSVYENSAKDEEKNAIQSKHILTYNATGNIIHFKNKNKAAIIDGLKDYIIVDSEKALLICPRENDQLIKDYINDLKTLKKGDKFL
- a CDS encoding glycosyltransferase family 9 protein, which translates into the protein MTVLAYRFSAFGDVAMTVPVITEILEQNPGLKIIFLSRENFRALFADIPNLTFKGVNIDEYKGFFGMRRLQQELDEEFAPDCVADLHDVIRTKILSRIFKQKNFRVQIIDKGKREKEHLTDIWNIDKKPLKHTTERYADVFRALGLQATLSHRYRTVSEVKEGVGFAPFAQHKGKMMPVEKSFELARVLARSHKVYFFGGGKAEVEILKSWEEKISNSQNLAGTLTLPQELAKIATLKAMISMDSANMHLASLVGTRCISVWGQTHPYAGFLGYGQSLEDVVHVKDLTCRPCSVFGDKECYRGDWACLHELDVQQVVAKINQI
- a CDS encoding glycosyltransferase, whose product is MKIVVSAFSNLYTDQRIEKVCDTLSRNGYAVTLIGNDYGGSVDMQRPYPVKIIRQKSTSLKTAYPEFNWKLYFELKKYADKQTILLANDLDALLPNVLIAKQIGIPLVFDSHEIFTEMPAIQGRFTQKIWRFLERKLLPNLQYMMTESESYAEWFSQKYGVKPVVVRNIPKQIKDMVTIPDNNPKIILYQGAINQSRGITQAILATQYLENVIFKIAGDGPKLKEYQQLVKDKKLQDKVQFLGKLLPDDLRKLTKTADVALSLEENGGVSYLYSLPNKVADCIQARVPLVMINFPEMLRVYKQFKVGEIIENHEPQNIADKIIKVLRNGRSYYQAELEKAAAELCWEKEEDKILRLFQQVVAENF
- a CDS encoding uroporphyrinogen decarboxylase yields the protein MNPEITNFIGYGASFFVVLSFVLKDIKKIRIVNLLGCILFVIYGVFSDYLWPIIIPNAILCFIQAYHLVKKS